A region from the Onthophagus taurus isolate NC chromosome 8, IU_Otau_3.0, whole genome shotgun sequence genome encodes:
- the LOC111425541 gene encoding uncharacterized protein, whose translation MFLFLAFVINVFYSGNCIISGKIKNDPINLIWDLTSYAVKSRQLENNYVPMIPLGNPQNILEAMFSIAQNDDHLCVPKLLCEITSGTLSYGRQSFLPQFNMESILEALSSFETISPIILFGRAALLGYNSKGDSYSCAQAYPKCPRDPDLLLNYLNNHNGGFFRFFNGLPQQHQNDIVGFNGYHYGFFPQKGKHVGRNLIFPNNEITENSLDIQKPLPNHIPSRTIFPIRTGTGSLVIDDYENDRNSGFVKFV comes from the exons gttttttattctggaaattgtataatttctgggaaaataaaaaatgatcctattaatttaatttg ggATTTAACGAGTTATGCCGTTAAAAGTAGgcaattagaaaataattatgttcCAATGATTCCTTTGGGGAACCCTCAAAACATTCTAGAAGCTATGTTTTCGATAGCACAAAATGATGATCACCTTTGTGTGCCAAAACTTTTGTGCGAAATCACATCTGGAACATTATCTTATGGGAGACAAAGTTTTTTGCCTCAATTTAACATGGAATCGATTCTCGAAGCTTTATCAAGTTTTGAAACAATCTCGCCCATCATTTTATTTGGTAGGGCAGCTTTGCTCGGATATAATTCAAAGGGAGACTCATATAGTTGTGCGCAAGCTTATCCGAAATGCCCAAGGGATCCAGAtctgttattaaattatttaaataatcataacggaggattttttcgattttttaatggATTGCCACAGCAACATCAAAATGATATAGTTGGATTTAATGGGTACCATTACGGGTTCTTCCCCCAAAAAGGGAAACATGTGGggagaaatttaatttttccaaacAATGAAATAACCGAGAATTCTTTGGATATACAAAAACCTCTACCGAATCATATCCCGAGCAGAACGATATTTCCAATAAGAACAGGAACCGGCAGCCTTGTCATTGACGATTATGAGAACGATCGAAATAGTGGTTTTGTAAAGTTTGTATAA